Proteins found in one Sorghum bicolor cultivar BTx623 chromosome 1, Sorghum_bicolor_NCBIv3, whole genome shotgun sequence genomic segment:
- the LOC110431667 gene encoding spidroin-1-like — translation MAGVTCCNCRTVLKNERNGVATAYLLVTSTSALAELLQLGGASAVRAGRPGSGERQSGAGRPGSSERRTGPGWPGSGGTSRGRGRGGRNPTAQAALAAGRPGSGERRTGSGVAGIWRHEPRSGRGRAAELRRAAVGAGRGGQAPASRGRGRGGRNPTAQAALAAGRGGVRRGGAGRSPAVRGGVSRARAAAFGRRRCGREIRDQERDAFGG, via the exons ATGGCCG GGGTGACATGCTGCAATTGCCGTACTGTACTCAAGAACGAACGGAACGGGGTAGCAACGGCGTACCTGCTGGTGACGTCGACGTCGGCGTTGGCGGAGCTGCTGCAGCTGGGCGGGGCTTCGGCGGTCAGGGCGGGGCGGCCGGGCTCCGGCGAGCGACAGTCAGGGGCGGGGCGGCCGGGCTCCAGCGAGCGGCGGACAGGGCCGGGGTGGCCGGGATCTGGCGGCACGAGCCGCGGTCGGGGCCGGGGCGGCCGGAATCCGACGGCGCAAGCCGCGCTCGCGGCGGGGCGGCCGGGCTCCGGCGAGCGGCGGACAGGGTCGGGGGTGGCCGGGATCTGGCGGCACGAGCCGCGGTCGGGGCGTGGCAGGGCGGccgagctccggcgagccgcGGTTGGGGCGGGCCGGGGCGGCCAGGCTCCGGCGAGCCGCGGTCGGGGCCGGGGCGGCCGGAATCCGACGGCGCAAGCCGCGCTCGCGGCGGGGCGGGGAGGAGTCCGAcgcggcggggcggggcggaGTCCGGCGGTGCGGGGCGGGGTGAGCCGCGCTCGGGCAGCTGCGTTCGGGAGGAGGCGATGCGGGAGAGAGATACGAGATCAGGAGAGAGATGCGTTCGGGGGCTGA
- the LOC8070536 gene encoding putative glycine-rich cell wall structural protein 1, protein MASSKLFAIGLVVLLSIGLCNAIRVVNHATADGQGGGGGGANGSGTSSGSGSGSGFGNAEAYDGSAQSPSSGHSYGSGSGEGGGDWRGEDQYASGYGVGGASGEGHGDSGNSNTNGDANANGAGGGGGSGGSNGNGNGFGGGKGVGEGEGDNYGAYGSSFANSGGDGGGSGGGRNGGFGSGSGGGSGRSGGSTSGYNDGSYNGSTP, encoded by the coding sequence ATGGCTTCCAGCAAGCTCTTTGCGATTGGCCTCGTCGTCTTACTAAGCATTGGACTGTGCAATGCTATTAGGGTGGTAAATCACGCCACTGCAGATGGccaaggcggtggaggtggtggagctAACGGGAGTGGAACCAGCTCTGGCTCTGGCTCTGGCTCCGGCTTCGGCAATGCTGAGGCCTATGACGGCAGTGCCCAGTCCCCGAGCTCTGGCCACTCGTATGGCAGTGGATCCGGTGAAGGTGGTGGCGATTGGCGAGGTGAGGACCAGTACGCGTCTGGTTATGGAGTGGGTGGTGCATCTGGTGAAGGCCATGGTGACTCAGGTAACTCCAACACTAATGGGGATGCAAATGCGAATGGAGCTGGTGGCGGGGGCGGCTCTGGTGGAAGCAACGGGAATGGTaatggatttggtggtggcaaGGGAGTCGGGGAAGGTGAAGGCGATAACTATGGTGCCTATGGCTCGAGCTTTGCAAATAGCGGTGGCGATGGAGGTGGGAGCGGAGGCGGTCGTAATGGTGGGTTCGGCAGTGGTTCTGGTGGCGGGTCAGGGAGGAGTGGTGGTTCCACATCAGGTTATAATGATGGCAGCTACAACGGATCAACACCTTAA